One window of the Lacerta agilis isolate rLacAgi1 chromosome 17, rLacAgi1.pri, whole genome shotgun sequence genome contains the following:
- the HIC2 gene encoding hypermethylated in cancer 2 protein, translating into MELPNHAKQLLLQLNQQRAKGFLCDVIIVVENALFRAHKNILAASSMYFKSLVLHDNLINLDTDMVNPTVFRQILDFIYTGKLLMTDQPGEQNFNALLTAASYLQLPDLAALCRKKLKRNGRSFAGRAGGAPSVGRPPRSQRLSTASVITRYSGSAEGLKGSHLKEMPKGKISDDEVFISSSNQENSHALSRGIGKNGGDGSSSSANGSSGDQELGLDLSKKSPSLPPAPSQDDTPHGESQRGSPRPASAPAANSASSFDESAAGAAPNLPDNCEPMEMDLSEDRQSLPEGSQRKSLRHSSRKKEWLKKDITFDRKEGGKGGEEGEGLPNGILMGPLCKSAERSLGLGAYGSELPFTCKEDVENGKENSDDSGQSESESGGHTSANYVYRQEGYEPVAFGDNLYVCIPCGKGFPSSEQLNAHVEKHTEEDLYIKEEGTYDDKEEEAEDLSNPNQPYTTESRPFKCSVCEKSYKDPATLRQHEKTHWLTRPFPCNICGKMFTQRGTMTRHMRSHLGLKPFACEECGMRFTRQYRLTEHMRVHSGEKPYECQLCGGKFTQQRNLISHLRMHTSPT; encoded by the coding sequence CAGCAACGAGCCAAAGgtttcctctgtgatgtgatcATTGTCGTTGAAAATGCCCTCTTCCGTGCCCACAAGAATATCCTCGCAGCCAGCAGCATGTACTTCAAATCCCTCGTCCTGCACGACAACCTGATCAACCTAGATACCGACATGGTCAACCCCACAGTGTTCCGGCAAATCTTGGACTTTATTTATACTGGGAAGCTCTTAATGACCGACCAGCCTGGTGAACAGAACTTCAATGCTCTCCTCACGGCCGCAAGCTACCTCCAGCTACCTGACCTAGCTGCCCTCTGCAGGAAGAAGCTGAAACGCAATGGGAGGTCCTTCGCTGGCAGGGCCGGCGGTGCCCCCAGCGTCGGGAGACCCCCTCGGAGTCAGAGACTTTCCACTGCTTCAGTCATCACTCGTTATTCAGGGTCAGCCGAGGGGCTGAAGGGCTCTCACTTGAAGGAGATGCCAAAGGGGAAGATCTCGGACGACGAGGTCTTCATCAGCAGCTCCAACCAAGAGAACTCGCATGCCTTGAGTAGGGGGATCGGCAAGAACGGCGGAgacgggagcagcagcagtgcaAACGGGAGCAGTGGGGACCAGGAGCTGGGCCTCGACCTGTCCAAGAAAAGCCCCTCACTTCCCCCGGCACCATCCCAGGACGACACGCCGCACGGCGAAAGCCAGCGTGGCTCCCCCCGACCTGCCTCAGCCCCTGCAGCCAACAGTGCCTCATCGTTTGACGAGTCCGCCGCCGGAGCCGCGCCCAACCTCCCCGACAATTGCGAACCGATGGAAATGGACTTGAGCGAAGACCGCCAGTCCCTCCCGGAAGGCAGCCAGAGGAAAAGCCTGCGCCATTCGTCGCGCAagaaggagtggctcaagaaagACATCACCTTTGATAGGAAGGAGGGCGGCAAAGGTGGCGAGGAGGGCGAGGGACTGCCCAACGGTATCCTGATGGGCCCCTTGTGCAAGTCGGCGGAGAGGAGCCTCGGCCTGGGCGCCTATGGGTCGGAGCTGCCATTCACCTGCAAAGAGGATGTTGAGAACGGGAAGGAGAACAGCGATGACAGCGGGCAGAGCGAGAGCGAGAGTGGCGGGCACACTAGCGCCAACTACGTCTACCGGCAGGAAGGCTATGAGCCGGTGGCCTTTGGGGACAACCTTTACGTCTGCATCCCTTGCGGGAAGGGCTTCCCCAGTTCCGAGCAGCTGAACGCCCACGTGGAGAAACACACCGAGGAAGACCTGTACATCAAGGAGGAAGGGACGTACGACGACAAAGAGGAGGAAGCGGAGGATCTGTCCAACCCCAACCAGCCCTACACCACGGAGTCCCGGCCCTTCAAGTGCTCTGTGTGCGAGAAGAGCTACAAAGACCCGGCCACTCTCCGGCAGCACGAGAAGACTCACTGGCTGACGCGGCCTTTCCCATGCAATATCTGCGGCAAGATGTTCACGCAGCGGGGCACCATGACGCGTCACATGCGCAGCCACTTGGGCCTCAAGCCCTTTGCTTGCGAGGAGTGCGGGATGCGCTTTACCCGGCAGTACCGACTGACAGAGCATATGCGCGTCCACTCAGGGGAAAAGCCCTACGAATGTCAGCTGTGTGGTGGGAAGTTCACCCAGCAGCGCAATCTCATCAGCCACCTGCGAATGCATACCTCTCCTACATAA